A window of Plantibacter sp. PA-3-X8 genomic DNA:
CCAGGTGAGTCCACAACGCCTATCGACCATGCGACCCCGGCACCTGTCCCGTAACCGGACAACCCCGCTGGTGGCCTCACCCAAGCGGGCCGCTGCCTGGGGCGCGATGATCATGGTGGGAGTCATCTCCGCTCTGGGCGCCACGCCTGCGACGGCAGCCGCAGACTCGAGCGCGCTGCTGCACTATCGATTCGACACGGCCGCGAACGGTGTGGTGCCGGATGTGAGCGGTAACGGCAACGACGGGACGCTCAGGAACGTGGGCGGCACGGTCGCCGACGGCCTGCTCACCCTGCCCGGCGGCTCGGCCGACTCGGCGCCCTATCTCGACATCCCGACCGACGATCTGGCCGGGGTGCAGACGTTGACCTCGAGCATCTGGCTCGAGTCGCAGTCACCAGCTGGGAACACCGCTGCAGCGTTCATCGGTGGCCCGGTCGGCGATGGCCAGTTCTCAGCGGGCTACTGGTTGCTCAATCCGGCGAATCCGAACGGGTACGTCAAGTCCGTCATCACGGATTCGGTGAACCCCGGAGCACCCTGGACGACCGAGGTGGGCGCCGGTTCGACCAACGCGCCCACCAGCGGACTCCGGACCCCGACGGGGATGGCGCTCCACACGACCGTGATCGACGGCCTGGCCGGAACGTTGACGAGCTACGTGAACGGTGAGCGGATCGCGCAGACCGCCATCACGCGCGACGTGGCGTCCTTCGGCCCGGACCTCGTCGCCTACCTCGGCCGCTCCACCTACGCGGACGCCGGGTGGAAGGGCTCCATCGACGAGGTCGTCCTGAGCGACGTCGCGATGACGGCGACGGAGGTCCAGGACGCGTTCATCGAGCAGTCGATCGAGAAGGCGTCGTCCGGGCTGCGCGTACCGACGGAGGCTACGAGCGACTTCCCACTCCCCTCGACCTCCTATGGAACGCGTCTGAGCTGGACCTCGGATGACGCCGCCATCGTCGTGGAGGACGGGCTCGCGCGGGTGGTCCGGCCGACGAATGGCGAGCAGGACGCCACGGTGACCCTCACTGCCACGGTGACCGCCGGAGACCGACAGGAGACGCTGGCATTCCCCGTCCGGGTCGCCGCCGACCGCTCCGACGCTGAGAAGCTCGCCCTCGACCTGGAGGGCATCCGGATCACCAATTCGGATGACATCCGGTCCAACTTCTCCGTCCCAGGCGCGGGCCCGAACGGATCGTCCTTCACCTGGTCCGTCATCGGCGGCACCGGGGCGGCGACGGTCCGCGCGGGAGTCGACGAATCGTCGAAGACCATCGACGTCGTACGCCCCGCCACCGGGAGTGCCGTGACCGTGACGCTCCGCGCCACCGCGCGCATCGCCGGATCCGAACTGACGCGGGACATCACCGTGTCCGTCCAGCCGCTGCCGGCGGACCAGCCGGATCCCGAAGCCTATGTGTGGGCGTTCTTCACCGGGGAGGGCAGTGGTGCCGAGCAGGTCAGCCTCGCTGCATCCAAGGGCAACGACGCGTTGAGCTGGAACACGCTGAACGAGGGCAAGCCGATCTTCACGTCGACCCAGGGCACGACCGGCCTGCGCGACCCGTTCATCCTCCGCTCCCCCGATGGCGACCGGTTCTTCATGATCGCCACCGACCTGAAGATCGACGGTCTTCCCGGCGGCTTCGCCACGGCCCAGATCAGTGGGTCGCGGTACATCGAGGTCTGGGAGTCGAACGACCTGGTCACCTGGTCCGAGCAACGGCATGTGAAGGTCTCCTCGGACTTCGCCGGGAACACCTGGGCGCCCGAAGCTTACTGGGACGACAAGCTGGACACCTTCGTCGTGTTCTGGGCCTCGAACCTGTACGACACCACGGACGAGAGCCAGCGGACGAACGTGACCTACAACCGGATGATGTACGCGACGACCGACGACTTCATCACCTTCTCCGATCCCGAGCCGTGGATCGACGTCTCGCGTGGGCCCGGTCTCGGCACGATCGACTCCTCGGTCACGAAGTCGGGCGACTACTACTACCGGTTCACGAAGGACGAGGGGACGCTGACCATCCGCGAGGAGCGGTCGACGGATCTC
This region includes:
- a CDS encoding immunoglobulin-like domain-containing protein, which gives rise to MASPKRAAAWGAMIMVGVISALGATPATAAADSSALLHYRFDTAANGVVPDVSGNGNDGTLRNVGGTVADGLLTLPGGSADSAPYLDIPTDDLAGVQTLTSSIWLESQSPAGNTAAAFIGGPVGDGQFSAGYWLLNPANPNGYVKSVITDSVNPGAPWTTEVGAGSTNAPTSGLRTPTGMALHTTVIDGLAGTLTSYVNGERIAQTAITRDVASFGPDLVAYLGRSTYADAGWKGSIDEVVLSDVAMTATEVQDAFIEQSIEKASSGLRVPTEATSDFPLPSTSYGTRLSWTSDDAAIVVEDGLARVVRPTNGEQDATVTLTATVTAGDRQETLAFPVRVAADRSDAEKLALDLEGIRITNSDDIRSNFSVPGAGPNGSSFTWSVIGGTGAATVRAGVDESSKTIDVVRPATGSAVTVTLRATARIAGSELTRDITVSVQPLPADQPDPEAYVWAFFTGEGSGAEQVSLAASKGNDALSWNTLNEGKPIFTSTQGTTGLRDPFILRSPDGDRFFMIATDLKIDGLPGGFATAQISGSRYIEVWESNDLVTWSEQRHVKVSSDFAGNTWAPEAYWDDKLDTFVVFWASNLYDTTDESQRTNVTYNRMMYATTDDFITFSDPEPWIDVSRGPGLGTIDSSVTKSGDYYYRFTKDEGTLTIREERSTDLLATETGTLPGAGGPADQWSLVKDQVASGLPNGEPGGVYLNGEGPSVFPANPGDVNGLDWYLFIDQPDYHGGPNHYIPFGTDSLDDGDSWEPLGAKLRENLPQNADGGKPRHGTVIPVTRAEYERLLTAYAPAVAVQGVSVPDVVTAVGTAPSLPSAVLTKVDGSVETVPVDWAAVQADQYGAPGSFTVSGTAADDARTPVDVTVTVRAGGALPGGPEPSTPPAAEPGSSSGGDAVSGPGPRDGLASTGVDTEAVALLATAATIALLVGGLLTRRRTRRGEI